From a single Spongiibacter taiwanensis genomic region:
- a CDS encoding phage tail tape measure protein: MSNNLNSTLTLRIVDQWSGPAKKLAGINSELARKLSATGNELKNIGNQRKAVARLKEYELASSKAKEASSQAAEKVKQLRLAREKEAEQLKVARAELHKLQDLKASGVKVDAKEIANLKRQAKENKTLIREHERAEKALEQTTKQRRLAAERSVALRKKLKAEGIETRELAAEQKRLGAAYAQTQDRIKAVARAHGQLEAAESKHNETLQKAANTTIVAAGLDRVGRGALNFLRGPTAQAIAFESAMADVKKVVEFDNPAQFKDFAATLLQMTRSIPIAKEGLAAIAAQGGQLGVDRGALPGFVETAAKMSTAFDMLPDQAGEAMAKLSNVYQVPIAEMGNLGDAVNHLSDNTAAKAKEIVDVLLRVGGTATQFGLTTVQTAALGDAFVALGKKPEVAGTAINAMLNKLQTATKQGAKFQDALDEIGISADTMESMIAQNGQGALDEFLAALSQIDKQARAGVLTDLFGLEYSDDISLLAGNLQVYKKALDKVADSADFAGSMSREAENRAATRENQLILLQNRWDEFQTKLGNELLPVIDWVAGAATRLIDALDWLTDKFPGASKVAMILVGGLGALALAVAPVLVAIAALRVAISGLGVSAKRAALQNAAGGLGGAVAGGGKGGGLKGLARGLGSKAGLIGAGIGALSIGSTLMSDNPNINKGLEVSKDLGGMGGALAGGAAGAALGSVVPIVGTAIGGLVGAIAGGMGGEWFGNKVGDWVFGNKGADVAKASVPVSSGAPVVAAGAAGGQNYTDASQYTINVHQQPGENADALVKKTIDEIDRRKTRRRGGSYADHS; this comes from the coding sequence ATGAGCAATAACCTCAATAGCACGCTAACGCTTCGCATTGTTGATCAGTGGAGTGGACCTGCAAAAAAGCTGGCTGGCATCAACAGTGAGCTAGCAAGAAAACTCTCTGCAACCGGAAACGAGCTCAAAAATATTGGCAACCAGCGCAAAGCGGTGGCCCGCCTCAAAGAATATGAGCTTGCATCCAGCAAAGCCAAAGAAGCATCAAGTCAAGCTGCAGAAAAAGTAAAGCAGTTGCGCCTTGCCCGTGAAAAAGAAGCGGAACAGCTAAAGGTTGCCCGTGCCGAACTGCATAAGCTGCAGGACTTGAAAGCCAGCGGCGTAAAAGTCGATGCGAAAGAGATCGCCAATTTAAAGCGCCAGGCCAAAGAAAATAAAACCCTCATCCGCGAGCATGAGCGGGCAGAAAAGGCCCTGGAACAAACCACCAAGCAGCGGCGTCTTGCGGCGGAGCGGTCGGTGGCGCTGCGGAAGAAGCTAAAAGCAGAGGGCATCGAAACAAGGGAGCTGGCTGCCGAACAAAAGCGCCTGGGCGCCGCCTACGCTCAGACTCAAGACAGAATAAAGGCGGTGGCCAGGGCTCATGGCCAGCTGGAAGCCGCCGAATCAAAGCACAACGAGACTTTGCAGAAAGCCGCTAACACCACCATTGTGGCGGCAGGGCTGGACCGGGTTGGCCGGGGTGCGCTGAATTTTCTGCGCGGGCCCACTGCCCAGGCCATTGCGTTTGAATCAGCGATGGCAGATGTGAAAAAGGTGGTGGAATTTGATAACCCTGCCCAATTCAAAGACTTTGCTGCCACCCTCCTGCAGATGACCCGCAGCATTCCCATAGCCAAAGAGGGGCTGGCCGCCATTGCCGCCCAAGGTGGGCAATTGGGCGTGGATCGCGGCGCGCTGCCGGGCTTTGTTGAAACCGCCGCCAAAATGTCTACCGCCTTTGACATGCTGCCCGATCAGGCCGGTGAGGCCATGGCCAAGCTCAGCAACGTATACCAGGTGCCGATCGCTGAAATGGGTAACCTGGGTGATGCCGTCAACCACCTGTCTGACAACACCGCCGCCAAGGCCAAGGAGATTGTGGACGTACTCTTGCGGGTGGGCGGTACCGCCACCCAGTTTGGTCTCACTACCGTGCAAACCGCTGCCCTGGGTGACGCTTTTGTGGCCCTGGGCAAAAAGCCCGAGGTGGCTGGCACCGCCATTAACGCCATGCTCAACAAGCTGCAAACCGCCACCAAGCAGGGGGCCAAGTTTCAGGACGCGCTGGACGAAATCGGCATCTCTGCCGACACCATGGAATCCATGATTGCCCAAAACGGGCAGGGTGCGCTGGATGAGTTTCTGGCGGCACTCTCACAAATCGACAAACAGGCCCGCGCCGGGGTGCTCACTGATCTGTTTGGGCTTGAGTATTCCGACGATATTTCACTGCTGGCGGGCAATCTGCAGGTGTACAAAAAGGCATTGGATAAAGTAGCCGACAGCGCAGATTTTGCTGGCAGCATGTCCAGAGAAGCTGAAAACCGCGCTGCGACCAGAGAGAACCAATTAATCCTTTTGCAAAATCGCTGGGATGAATTTCAGACCAAGCTGGGTAATGAGCTGTTACCAGTAATCGATTGGGTTGCTGGTGCGGCAACCCGATTAATTGATGCCCTCGACTGGCTAACCGATAAATTCCCCGGCGCCAGCAAGGTCGCAATGATATTAGTGGGTGGATTAGGTGCGCTTGCCTTGGCAGTGGCGCCGGTGTTGGTGGCCATTGCCGCCCTTCGGGTGGCCATTTCCGGGCTGGGCGTGAGCGCTAAACGGGCGGCACTGCAAAATGCGGCCGGAGGTTTAGGCGGTGCAGTAGCCGGCGGCGGCAAGGGCGGTGGCCTGAAGGGTTTGGCGCGGGGGCTGGGCTCTAAGGCCGGGTTAATTGGTGCGGGTATTGGTGCGCTGTCCATCGGTAGCACGTTGATGAGCGACAACCCCAATATCAATAAAGGGCTGGAGGTCTCCAAAGACCTTGGCGGCATGGGTGGCGCACTGGCTGGCGGTGCGGCCGGTGCGGCACTGGGCTCAGTGGTGCCCATTGTCGGTACCGCCATTGGTGGCCTGGTAGGCGCCATTGCCGGTGGTATGGGCGGCGAGTGGTTTGGCAACAAGGTGGGCGACTGGGTGTTTGGCAACAAAGGCGCTGACGTCGCCAAGGCCAGTGTGCCGGTCAGCAGTGGGGCCCCGGTGGTGGCCGCTGGCGCCGCTGGTGGCCAGAACTATACCGACGCCAGCCAGTACACCATTAACGTCCACCAGCAGCCCGGCGAAAACGCCGATGCCCTGGTGAAAAAGACCATTGATGAAATTGACCGCCGCAAAACCCGCCGCCGGGGTGGGTCATACGCGGACCACTCGTGA
- a CDS encoding phage tail protein I, whose product MSDTSLLPKNASDYELALEAVTARIGKVPVVMREVWNPDTCPYALLPWLASAASVDAWDANWTDAQKRAAIKASLAVHRRKGSIGAVKRALNAIGLGVKVQEWFNQDPPGDPYTFNLIFETDQTGIRFEDIDKILAVVDSAKSLRSHLNQIIPIVISRNQPAFATASNSGHEVTVNQYAAPIVVINELVVPVTEA is encoded by the coding sequence GTGTCTGATACCAGCCTGCTGCCCAAAAACGCCAGCGACTATGAGCTGGCGCTGGAAGCCGTCACCGCCCGGATCGGTAAAGTGCCAGTGGTAATGCGGGAAGTCTGGAACCCCGATACTTGCCCCTATGCGCTCTTGCCCTGGCTGGCCAGCGCCGCCTCGGTAGATGCCTGGGATGCCAACTGGACCGATGCTCAAAAGCGCGCCGCTATCAAGGCCTCGCTGGCCGTGCATCGCCGCAAAGGCAGCATTGGCGCCGTCAAGCGCGCCCTCAATGCCATCGGCCTCGGCGTGAAGGTGCAGGAGTGGTTCAATCAGGACCCACCCGGCGACCCCTATACGTTCAACCTGATTTTTGAAACCGACCAGACCGGCATCCGCTTTGAAGATATCGACAAAATTCTGGCCGTGGTCGACAGCGCCAAAAGCCTGCGCTCACACCTGAATCAGATCATCCCCATTGTGATCAGCCGCAACCAGCCCGCGTTCGCCACCGCCAGCAACAGCGGCCACGAAGTCACCGTTAATCAATACGCCGCCCCCATCGTTGTCATCAACGAATTGGTCGTGCCCGTCACCGAGGCCTGA
- a CDS encoding GpE family phage tail protein gives MPLPDQVEEAMANVAVIFHWPPSEMAAMPLADLAMWEQKARDRSGNTKPN, from the coding sequence ATGCCACTGCCCGACCAGGTGGAAGAGGCCATGGCAAATGTTGCCGTAATCTTCCACTGGCCGCCCTCAGAAATGGCAGCAATGCCCTTGGCCGACCTGGCCATGTGGGAGCAAAAAGCGCGGGACCGATCCGGCAACACTAAACCCAACTGA
- a CDS encoding GPW/gp25 family protein — protein sequence MNGVNAKTGKALSGAEHLRQSIADILTTPVGSRVMRRDYGSLVPLLIDQPLNPATKLRLFAATAHAIAKWEPRFKLTKTRFGQADTDKFELHVEGIDESGQQVLTGVPL from the coding sequence ATGAACGGCGTAAACGCAAAAACCGGCAAAGCGCTGAGCGGGGCAGAGCACCTGCGCCAATCCATTGCCGACATTCTCACTACGCCAGTGGGATCCCGGGTAATGCGGCGGGACTACGGCAGCCTGGTGCCGCTATTGATCGACCAGCCCCTCAACCCCGCCACCAAACTGCGGCTGTTTGCCGCCACGGCCCACGCCATTGCCAAGTGGGAGCCGCGCTTTAAGCTCACCAAAACCCGCTTTGGCCAGGCGGATACCGACAAATTTGAGCTGCACGTTGAGGGCATTGATGAATCAGGCCAGCAAGTGCTGACGGGAGTGCCGCTGTAA
- a CDS encoding phage tail assembly protein encodes MTEKNHSLITLKKPIKRGEQEITELTLRKPNTGALRGCRLSMLLNSDVDSLITVLPRITEPALTEQDIADMDVKDLVSCAGEVVGFLTE; translated from the coding sequence ATGACAGAAAAAAACCACAGCCTGATCACGCTGAAAAAACCGATCAAACGCGGTGAGCAGGAAATTACCGAACTCACTCTGCGCAAGCCCAATACCGGCGCACTGCGTGGCTGCCGTCTTTCCATGCTGCTGAACTCCGATGTAGACAGCCTGATTACCGTGTTGCCGCGTATCACCGAGCCTGCCCTGACCGAGCAAGACATTGCCGACATGGATGTTAAAGACCTGGTCAGCTGCGCCGGGGAGGTAGTCGGTTTTTTGACCGAATAG
- a CDS encoding phage tail protein encodes MPNFKTIHTAYALERLAAAEISGEPINLVEIAVGDGNGNEVYPDEGQATLVRERFRDVVNRVYQDPEDNTRYTAELIIPATEGGFTLREIGVFDDQGGLFVVGNLPETYKPTDADGAFSDTVVRVEFAVSNAAVITLQVDPNVAVATQTWIINNIKMATLTPGGTTGQVLRKQSNTDGDVDWQDPDVANITVDTIEEEQTLADSQTQVDLAVVSTRGLAVYIDGQRLYPGAGADQWQKAAAPNDETRIILGQSYTAGTKIICAQNEPTGSAPAPLEKSKNLSDVASVATARANLSVYSKAEADQKAPPGLVGMFARNSAPTGWLKANGALVSRTAYANLFAAIGTTFGAGDGFNTFALPDLRGEFMRGWDDSRGIDSGRTFGSAQGSDNKAHTHFSFTSDTGSVNPQSSPITASNSPVPKSATGGEANAHIAGKTATPSVGLTSSAGGSESRPRNIAMLACIKY; translated from the coding sequence ATGCCAAACTTCAAAACCATCCACACCGCCTACGCCCTAGAGCGCCTTGCTGCCGCTGAAATCAGCGGCGAGCCCATCAACCTGGTGGAGATCGCCGTGGGCGATGGCAACGGCAACGAGGTCTATCCCGACGAAGGTCAGGCTACCCTGGTGCGGGAGCGCTTCCGCGATGTGGTCAACCGCGTATATCAAGACCCGGAAGACAACACCCGCTATACCGCCGAGCTGATTATTCCTGCCACGGAAGGGGGGTTTACCCTGCGGGAAATTGGCGTGTTTGACGACCAGGGCGGGTTATTCGTTGTTGGCAACTTGCCGGAAACTTACAAGCCTACTGATGCCGATGGGGCCTTTTCCGATACGGTGGTCCGCGTTGAATTTGCCGTAAGCAATGCGGCGGTGATTACTCTGCAGGTCGACCCCAACGTGGCGGTGGCCACCCAAACGTGGATCATCAACAACATCAAAATGGCCACGCTCACACCAGGTGGCACCACGGGCCAGGTGCTGCGCAAGCAATCGAATACCGATGGCGATGTGGACTGGCAAGACCCAGACGTGGCCAATATCACCGTGGACACCATCGAGGAGGAACAGACCCTGGCCGACAGCCAAACCCAGGTGGATTTGGCGGTGGTCAGCACCCGGGGGCTGGCGGTGTACATTGACGGCCAGCGCCTTTACCCCGGGGCAGGGGCGGACCAGTGGCAGAAGGCGGCGGCGCCCAATGACGAAACCCGCATCATACTCGGCCAAAGCTACACCGCCGGCACCAAGATCATTTGCGCCCAGAACGAGCCCACCGGCAGCGCGCCTGCGCCGCTGGAAAAGAGCAAAAACCTGTCTGATGTGGCCAGCGTGGCGACCGCCCGGGCAAACCTGAGCGTGTACAGCAAGGCCGAGGCAGATCAGAAGGCACCCCCGGGGCTGGTGGGCATGTTTGCCCGCAACTCTGCACCCACGGGCTGGCTCAAGGCGAACGGCGCACTGGTGAGCCGCACAGCCTATGCCAACCTCTTTGCTGCAATCGGCACCACCTTTGGTGCGGGCGATGGCTTTAACACCTTCGCGCTGCCGGATCTGCGGGGGGAGTTTATGCGAGGCTGGGATGATAGCCGCGGCATTGATTCCGGCCGGACTTTTGGCTCAGCCCAAGGCTCAGATAACAAGGCCCACACCCACTTTTCGTTTACCTCAGACACCGGCTCAGTTAACCCGCAAAGCAGCCCCATCACCGCCAGCAATAGCCCGGTGCCAAAGAGCGCGACCGGGGGCGAGGCTAACGCCCATATTGCAGGTAAAACCGCCACGCCATCGGTGGGCCTCACATCGTCAGCGGGTGGCAGTGAGTCTCGCCCGCGCAATATTGCCATGCTGGCCTGCATCAAGTATTAA
- a CDS encoding phage tail sheath subtilisin-like domain-containing protein: MSDQYHHGVRIIEKSEGARPIRTVNTAVIGLVGTAPDSTPAVAATGQIGVVASDTAIALTSALIGQAGNSVTITVIDTGEVDEALAVAIDGNDITVTLATDGTGDVTSTAADVINELTSEASALVTAANATGSDGTGVMIAEAKVTLTGGVNEPFPLNTPVLVLGNRAKAALLDSTGKGLGTLPAAMTAIFDQIGAMVVVVRVAEGIDDAATTTNVIGSVVDGKATGLLALKDAQAQLGVKPRILGVPGLDHLTGVIAAMVSVADDLRAFAYAYISADTMEAAVTARDSYGSKRLMLLWPEFTGWNTALNAEVALTSTARALGVRARADNEVGWHKTLSNIEVNGVTGISKSVHFDLTNVNTDANYLNGNEITTLIRSSGFRFWGSRTCSNDPVFAFESAARTGDILADTIAEAHMWAMDKPMSKVLIKEIVEGINAKFRSLKASGYIVDAYAYVDTDLNTTEQLAAGKLTISYDYTPVPPLEDLTFIQTITDRYLVQLVA; the protein is encoded by the coding sequence ATGTCTGACCAATATCACCACGGCGTCCGCATTATCGAAAAATCCGAAGGGGCGCGCCCAATCCGCACCGTAAATACGGCGGTGATTGGTCTGGTGGGTACCGCGCCAGACTCCACCCCAGCGGTGGCTGCCACCGGTCAAATTGGTGTTGTCGCTTCAGACACCGCCATCGCGCTCACCTCAGCACTGATCGGCCAGGCTGGCAACAGCGTTACCATTACCGTGATTGATACCGGCGAAGTGGACGAAGCACTGGCGGTAGCAATCGACGGCAACGACATCACCGTTACCCTCGCCACCGACGGCACAGGCGATGTCACCAGCACCGCCGCTGATGTGATTAACGAGCTCACCAGCGAGGCGTCCGCCCTGGTCACCGCCGCCAATGCCACCGGCTCAGACGGCACCGGCGTAATGATTGCCGAGGCGAAAGTCACCCTTACCGGCGGCGTCAACGAACCCTTCCCCCTGAATACTCCCGTGTTGGTGCTGGGCAACCGGGCCAAAGCCGCCTTGCTGGATAGCACCGGCAAAGGCCTTGGCACCTTGCCCGCTGCCATGACCGCCATCTTTGATCAGATTGGCGCGATGGTCGTAGTAGTGCGCGTGGCAGAGGGCATTGATGATGCCGCCACCACCACGAATGTGATTGGCTCGGTGGTAGACGGTAAGGCCACCGGCCTGCTGGCCCTGAAAGATGCCCAGGCCCAACTGGGCGTTAAACCTCGCATTCTGGGTGTGCCGGGCTTGGATCACCTCACCGGCGTGATTGCGGCCATGGTGAGCGTGGCAGATGATCTGCGCGCCTTTGCCTATGCCTACATTAGCGCCGACACCATGGAGGCCGCTGTTACCGCCCGCGATAGCTACGGCTCAAAGCGTCTTATGCTGCTATGGCCTGAATTTACCGGCTGGAACACCGCACTGAATGCCGAGGTCGCGCTCACCTCAACCGCTCGCGCACTGGGTGTGCGTGCCCGTGCCGACAACGAGGTGGGCTGGCACAAAACCCTGTCCAACATCGAGGTTAACGGCGTAACCGGCATTTCCAAATCGGTGCATTTCGACCTCACCAACGTCAACACCGACGCCAACTACCTCAACGGCAACGAAATCACCACGCTCATTCGCAGCAGTGGCTTCCGCTTCTGGGGTTCGCGCACCTGCTCCAACGACCCGGTGTTTGCCTTTGAGTCTGCCGCCCGCACTGGCGATATTCTGGCTGACACCATTGCCGAGGCGCACATGTGGGCGATGGATAAGCCCATGAGCAAGGTGCTGATCAAAGAGATTGTGGAGGGCATTAACGCCAAATTCCGCAGCCTCAAGGCCAGCGGCTACATTGTGGACGCCTATGCCTACGTGGATACCGATCTGAACACCACCGAGCAGCTGGCAGCGGGCAAGCTCACCATCAGCTACGACTACACCCCCGTGCCGCCGCTGGAAGACCTCACCTTCATCCAGACCATTACCGACCGTTACCTGGTGCAACTGGTCGCCTAA
- a CDS encoding head completion/stabilization protein, whose translation MGSFIPSGQASPSNEPDLPNIPFFPTVSPSLFRDAMDVDTTVSTERISMALQLSLMEVNNSLAVWSAAQIELGNATLAATKDTVYGEDEQAVNHQEKLYQSAVFHLAKARVVEHMRDFDSTAAGHNKADELSQPIDDFKREARRNVRAIMSQPGTVVELI comes from the coding sequence ATGGGCAGTTTTATCCCCAGCGGCCAAGCATCCCCCAGCAACGAGCCCGACCTGCCCAACATCCCCTTTTTTCCAACTGTCAGCCCGTCGCTTTTCCGCGATGCCATGGACGTAGACACCACCGTGTCTACCGAGCGCATCAGCATGGCGCTGCAGCTCTCTCTGATGGAAGTCAATAACAGCCTGGCGGTGTGGTCTGCCGCGCAAATTGAACTGGGCAATGCCACCCTGGCCGCCACCAAAGACACCGTCTATGGCGAGGACGAACAGGCCGTTAACCATCAAGAAAAACTCTACCAGTCTGCCGTGTTCCACCTCGCTAAAGCCCGCGTGGTAGAGCACATGCGCGACTTTGACAGCACCGCCGCCGGTCACAACAAAGCCGACGAACTCAGCCAACCCATTGACGACTTTAAGCGCGAGGCCCGCCGCAACGTGCGGGCCATTATGAGCCAGCCCGGCACCGTAGTGGAGCTGATCTGA
- a CDS encoding phage baseplate assembly protein V, translating to MTELELISDLQRRIANLITLGIVHSVDGIFCRVAIGGDANNLTPPIKWLASRAADEKSWSQLDVGEQVMLLCPSGDPGNAVALPGLYSAAKPAPSTDPDETVSVLPDGAVFSYHHGNQHLSVTLPEGATTELITDGGLHIVGDTEIDGNVTINGTTHSTGAITTDDDMAAAGSIHADGDVSDGTRSMGSDRDIYNTHTHPNGVMNTDAPSQQQ from the coding sequence ATGACCGAACTCGAACTCATCAGCGACCTGCAGCGCCGCATTGCCAATTTGATCACCCTGGGCATTGTGCACTCGGTGGACGGTATCTTTTGCCGGGTTGCCATTGGCGGTGATGCCAACAACCTCACCCCACCCATCAAGTGGCTGGCAAGCCGCGCCGCTGATGAAAAGAGCTGGTCCCAACTCGACGTAGGCGAGCAGGTCATGCTGCTGTGCCCCTCGGGCGACCCCGGCAACGCCGTGGCGCTGCCCGGGCTTTACAGCGCCGCCAAGCCCGCCCCCAGCACCGACCCCGACGAAACCGTGAGCGTGCTGCCCGATGGCGCCGTGTTCAGCTACCACCACGGCAACCAGCATTTATCCGTCACGCTGCCAGAAGGTGCGACCACCGAGCTGATAACCGACGGTGGCCTGCACATTGTGGGCGACACCGAAATCGACGGTAACGTGACCATTAACGGCACCACCCACAGCACCGGCGCTATCACCACCGACGACGACATGGCCGCCGCTGGCAGCATCCATGCCGACGGCGATGTTTCTGATGGCACCCGCTCAATGGGTTCCGACCGCGACATTTACAACACCCACACCCACCCCAATGGCGTTATGAACACCGACGCGCCGAGTCAGCAGCAATGA
- a CDS encoding phage tail protein — MELLAALRNHILDSPLGIKADNLVTFAKDGEIVSHQGDINHHFAIRYDANIIVVDYGKAPDMLFYIVLNWLKANNANHQANAIRFNADIIDHKKTDVEIIVQLEELVGANEVEGGIQLVHNGVAPIDVVPLSAGEWELYIPPDPDPVADWVAQGE, encoded by the coding sequence ATGGAATTACTCGCCGCGCTGCGCAATCACATTCTCGACAGTCCGCTTGGCATCAAGGCCGACAACCTGGTCACCTTTGCTAAAGACGGCGAAATCGTCAGCCACCAAGGCGACATTAACCACCATTTTGCCATCCGCTACGACGCCAACATCATTGTGGTGGATTACGGCAAAGCGCCCGATATGTTGTTTTACATTGTGCTGAACTGGCTCAAGGCCAATAACGCCAACCACCAGGCCAACGCAATCCGCTTTAACGCCGACATCATCGACCACAAAAAAACTGATGTAGAAATCATCGTCCAGCTCGAAGAGCTGGTGGGCGCCAACGAGGTAGAGGGCGGTATCCAGCTGGTACACAACGGCGTTGCGCCCATCGATGTCGTGCCCCTCAGCGCCGGGGAGTGGGAGCTGTACATTCCGCCCGATCCTGACCCCGTGGCCGACTGGGTTGCCCAGGGCGAATAG
- a CDS encoding phage major tail tube protein, whose product MLPKKLKNFNLFADGENFVGKVDEITLPNLERKMEEMRPGGFNAPVDSDMGMNKLTSSFRLHEMAASVLRQFGVTTVDGVALRFLGAAVSDGDTSRTDAIEVVMRGRYSGLELPSGYKAGESGMLNCTASLSYFKYVVNGETLIEIDVINMIENVGGTDRLAGQRNALGL is encoded by the coding sequence ATGCTGCCCAAGAAACTCAAGAACTTTAACCTGTTTGCCGACGGTGAAAACTTTGTTGGCAAGGTGGACGAAATCACGCTGCCCAACCTTGAGCGCAAAATGGAAGAAATGCGCCCCGGTGGCTTTAACGCCCCGGTCGACAGCGACATGGGCATGAACAAGCTCACGTCGTCTTTCCGCCTGCACGAAATGGCCGCCAGCGTGTTGCGTCAGTTTGGTGTAACCACGGTAGACGGCGTGGCCCTGCGCTTTCTGGGTGCCGCTGTGAGCGATGGTGACACCAGTCGCACCGATGCCATTGAAGTGGTTATGCGCGGGCGCTACAGCGGCCTGGAGCTGCCCAGCGGCTACAAAGCCGGGGAGTCGGGCATGCTCAACTGCACGGCCAGTCTCAGCTATTTCAAATATGTTGTGAACGGCGAAACCCTGATCGAAATCGACGTGATCAACATGATTGAAAACGTGGGCGGCACTGACCGCCTGGCGGGCCAGCGTAACGCACTGGGGCTTTAA
- a CDS encoding baseplate assembly protein — protein MTTTFSAIDLSQLPPPNVVQPLDYETILAEMIADMRARHPDFDANVESDPAYKILEVAAARELNIRQRVNDGARAIMLAYATGSDLDQLAANKELTRFVLDLGNPNAIPPVPPTYESDADLRRRVQLADEALTTAGSRGSYVALTLNADASVKDADAESPNPGEVTVYVLSRTGDGTADSGLIETVEAALNDEDKRPMTDNVTVLSATITTYAIEAVLTIYPGPDAMVVQANAIAAAQAYADSIHKLGYDIKLSAVYAALHQPGVQSVDLVQPAADVAIDTGEAAYCTAFDITVEGEAGV, from the coding sequence ATGACCACCACATTTTCCGCCATCGACCTGTCCCAGTTGCCACCGCCCAACGTGGTCCAACCCCTGGACTACGAAACCATCCTGGCAGAAATGATTGCCGACATGCGCGCCCGCCACCCGGATTTTGACGCCAATGTGGAATCAGACCCGGCCTATAAAATTCTGGAAGTGGCCGCTGCCCGCGAGCTGAATATTCGCCAGCGGGTTAACGATGGCGCCCGGGCCATTATGCTGGCCTACGCCACCGGCTCAGACCTGGACCAGCTCGCCGCCAACAAAGAACTCACCCGTTTTGTGCTCGACCTCGGCAACCCCAACGCCATCCCCCCGGTGCCGCCCACTTATGAGTCAGACGCCGACCTGCGCCGCCGGGTGCAACTGGCTGACGAAGCCCTGACCACGGCCGGCAGCCGGGGCAGTTACGTGGCGCTCACACTGAACGCCGACGCCAGCGTTAAAGACGCCGACGCTGAAAGCCCAAACCCCGGCGAGGTGACCGTGTATGTGCTCAGCCGCACGGGTGACGGCACCGCCGACAGCGGCTTGATTGAGACGGTAGAAGCGGCACTGAATGACGAAGACAAGCGGCCCATGACTGATAATGTCACTGTGCTGTCGGCCACCATCACTACGTACGCCATCGAGGCCGTGCTCACCATCTACCCCGGCCCCGATGCTATGGTAGTGCAGGCCAACGCCATTGCCGCCGCCCAGGCCTACGCAGACAGCATCCATAAGCTGGGCTACGACATTAAATTGTCCGCCGTCTATGCCGCCTTGCACCAGCCTGGAGTGCAGTCAGTTGATCTGGTCCAGCCCGCTGCCGATGTCGCCATCGATACCGGCGAGGCCGCCTATTGCACCGCCTTTGATATCACCGTAGAGGGCGAAGCCGGTGTCTGA
- a CDS encoding phage virion morphogenesis protein: MATEYTDSTLNDWLSATLAPLSPASRRQLMRDIALYLRQSQSQRVAAQKNPDGTAFEPRKSRLQKPGIRRRAMFARIRTRKHLRYRASADEAAVGFRGRVAAIAEVHQHGLIAEVEQGGPLVKYAQRELLGLSDADMSHIDTLVSKHLSGR; the protein is encoded by the coding sequence GTGGCCACCGAATATACCGACAGCACCCTCAACGACTGGCTCAGCGCTACCCTGGCGCCATTGTCACCGGCCAGCCGCCGCCAGCTTATGCGCGATATCGCCCTCTATTTGCGCCAATCCCAAAGCCAGCGTGTTGCCGCCCAGAAAAACCCCGATGGCACCGCGTTTGAGCCCCGCAAAAGCCGCCTGCAGAAGCCCGGCATTCGCCGCCGAGCCATGTTTGCCCGCATCCGCACTCGCAAGCACCTGCGCTACCGCGCCAGCGCCGACGAGGCCGCTGTGGGCTTCCGGGGCCGGGTGGCCGCTATTGCCGAGGTGCACCAGCACGGCCTTATTGCCGAGGTAGAGCAGGGCGGGCCGCTGGTGAAATACGCCCAGCGGGAGCTGCTGGGTCTATCAGACGCCGACATGAGCCACATCGACACCCTGGTTAGCAAGCACCTTTCTGGCCGGTAA
- a CDS encoding tail protein X → MRQIRTLQGDTADLICYRELGRTAGVTEQLLELNPRLADYGHILPAGLLVNLPDKPVQEKSKTLNVWD, encoded by the coding sequence ATGCGCCAGATCCGCACCCTGCAGGGCGACACCGCCGACCTGATTTGCTACCGGGAGCTGGGCCGCACCGCTGGCGTCACCGAGCAGCTGCTTGAACTCAACCCACGGCTGGCCGACTACGGCCACATACTGCCCGCCGGGCTTCTGGTGAACCTGCCAGACAAGCCCGTGCAGGAAAAATCCAAAACCCTCAACGTGTGGGACTAA